One Phaseolus vulgaris cultivar G19833 chromosome 11, P. vulgaris v2.0, whole genome shotgun sequence genomic window carries:
- the LOC137820356 gene encoding myb-related protein 308-like, producing MGRSPCCEKAHTNKGAWTKEEDDRLISYIRAHGEGCWRSLPKAAGLLRCGKSCRLRWINYLRPDLKRGNFTEEEDELIIKLHSLLGNKWSLIAGRLPGRTDNEIKNYWNTHIRRKLLNRGIDPATHRPLNEAASSATVVTVATASNISFGKQEQETTSSSNGSVVKGSILERCPDLNLELTISPPRQQHQQQQPQKNLCFVCSLGLPKSKDCSCNVANAVTANNTAPPASASAYDFLGLKTNGVWDCTTLEMK from the exons ATGGGAAGATCCCCTTGCTGTGAGAAGGCTCACACAAACAAAGGTGCATGGACCAAAGAAGAAGATGACAGACTTATATCTTACATTCGAGCTCACGGCGAGGGCTGCTGGCGCTCCCTCCCCAAAGCCGCCGGCCTCCTCCGCTGCGGCAAGAGCTGCCGTCTCCGCTGGATCAACTACCTCCGCCCCGACCTCAAGCGTGGCAACTTCACCGAAGAAGAGGATGAACTCATCATCAAACTCCACAGCCTCCTCGGTAACAA GTGGTCTTTGATAGCTGGAAGATTGCCTGGGAGAACGGACAATGAAATAAAGAACTACTGGAACACTCACATAAGAAGGAAGCTTTTGAACAGAGGAATCGACCCTGCAACTCATAGACCTCTGAACGAAGCTGCTTCTTCTGCAACAGTTGTAACGGTTGCAACTGCCAGTAATATATCTTTCGGTAAACAAGAACAAGAGACAACAAGTTCGAGTAACGGAAGCGTGGTTAAAGGGTCCATCTTAGAACGCTGCCCTGACCTGAACCTCGAGTTAACCATCAGTCCTCCTCGCCAACAACATCAACAACAACAGCCTCAGAAGAATCTTTGCTTCGTTTGCAGTTTGGGTTTGCCCAAGAGCAAGGATTGCAGCTGCAACGTGGCCAACGCAGTCACTGCCAACAACACCGCTCCTCCTGCTTCTGCTTCTGCTTATGATTTCTTGGGCTTGAAAACCAACGGTGTTTGGGATTGCACCACCTTGGAAATGAAATGA